TTCAAAAGTTAAAAAAACTGCGGCTGTTATCGGCAGTGGATTTGGTGGGCTTGCCGTAGCCATTCGGCTTCAAAGCCAAGGATTTCAGGTGAAAATCTTCGAAAAGAGAGAAATGCCCGGAGGCAGAGCATATGTCTATAGAGAAGGCGGCTTTACCTTTGATGCCGGGCCAACGGTTATTACTGCACCTGAAACATTGTCGGAGCTGTTTGAAATCAACAATAAAAAAATTGAAAACTATGTAGAGCTTATGCCCGTGGATCCTTTCTACAAACTTTGCTGGGAAGACGGAAAGACCTTCAATTACAACGGAGACCTTGAGCAAACGCTTGCAGAAATACGTCGGTTTAATCCAGCGGATATCGAGGGTTACAAGAAATTTTTGGCTTACTCGAAAGAGGTTTACCAGCAGGGATATGTGAAGTTGGCTGACAAGGCCTTTCTCACTGTAGCTAGTATGCTCAAGACGGCTCCTCAATTGCTTCGGCTAAGAGCAGATCGCAGCGTTTACTCAGCTGTAAGTAGGTTCATTGAGAATGAACATCTGAGGCAAGCGTTTAGCTTCCACAGCCTTTTGGTTGGCGGAAACCCATTTGGCACTTCAAGTATTTACACCCTTATTCACTATCTCGAGAGAAATGGGGGAGTTTTCTTCCCGAGGGGCGGTACCGGAGCTTTGGTGCAGGCTCTCGCAAAACTCTTTAAAGAGATAGGTGGAACCATTGAACTCAATGCAGAAGTGAGCAAAATAACAACTTCGCGGGGTACAGTGACAGGCGTTCTCAAACAGAATGGCGAGAGTGAAAAATTCGATTTAGTAGTTTCTAACGGTGATGTCGTTCACACCTACCGAAAACTGCTGAGTGACGAAAATCTGGTAGAAAAGACCGCCTCTCGCGTTGGCCGGATGCGCCATAGCATGGGGCTTTTCCTGATTTATTTTGGCACTCGTCGCGAGTTTCCTCAAGTGGCTCATCACAATGTGCTTTTTGGTCCAAGGTACAAAGAGCTTTTGAAGGACATATTTAGCAGAGGGCATCTCCCCGATGACTTTTCCCTTTATCTTCACGCACCAACGCGCACTGATAAGTCGCTGGCGCCTCCGGGACACGAGTGTTTTTACGTTCTTTCGCCGGTTTCTCATTTGGGTAAGTTAAATGTTGATTGGAGCGTGGAAGGGCCCAGATATGCCGATAAAATTTTGAAATACTTAGACGAGAGATACTTGCCCGGGCTTTTGGATTCCCTGGTATATAAAAAGATTTTTACGCCAACAGATTTCAAACAAGAACTTAATGCGCATTGGGGTTCTGCATTTTCTCTAGAACCGATTCTCACTCAGAGCGCCTACTTTAGAACTCACAACAAAGACTCCAAGCTGAAGGGCTTGTACTTTGTTGGTGCGGGAACACATCCTGGAGCAGGTGTTCCAGGAGTAGTCGCTTCGGCAAAGGCGACGGCGAGAGTCGTTGCGGCCGACTTTGGAGTGCCTTTATGAGCGGCCAACTGAAATCCACTATACGTAATGGATCCAAAAGTTTCTTTCTGGCGAGTTTGTTTTTTTCAAATGAAATTCGACTGGCCTGCTGGAAGCTTTATCAATGGTGTCGACACTGCGACGACAAGATCGATAAAGGCGGCACACTTGAAGATATAACGACCTTAAGAGAACAGACAAAGCGGGGAATCTTGGCAAGTGAA
This sequence is a window from Bdellovibrionales bacterium CG10_big_fil_rev_8_21_14_0_10_45_34. Protein-coding genes within it:
- a CDS encoding phytoene desaturase yields the protein MSSNRDSSKVKKTAAVIGSGFGGLAVAIRLQSQGFQVKIFEKREMPGGRAYVYREGGFTFDAGPTVITAPETLSELFEINNKKIENYVELMPVDPFYKLCWEDGKTFNYNGDLEQTLAEIRRFNPADIEGYKKFLAYSKEVYQQGYVKLADKAFLTVASMLKTAPQLLRLRADRSVYSAVSRFIENEHLRQAFSFHSLLVGGNPFGTSSIYTLIHYLERNGGVFFPRGGTGALVQALAKLFKEIGGTIELNAEVSKITTSRGTVTGVLKQNGESEKFDLVVSNGDVVHTYRKLLSDENLVEKTASRVGRMRHSMGLFLIYFGTRREFPQVAHHNVLFGPRYKELLKDIFSRGHLPDDFSLYLHAPTRTDKSLAPPGHECFYVLSPVSHLGKLNVDWSVEGPRYADKILKYLDERYLPGLLDSLVYKKIFTPTDFKQELNAHWGSAFSLEPILTQSAYFRTHNKDSKLKGLYFVGAGTHPGAGVPGVVASAKATARVVAADFGVPL